In Chitinophaga nivalis, a single genomic region encodes these proteins:
- a CDS encoding lmo0937 family membrane protein yields the protein MGNLLYLLAVVLVIIWAIGFFGLAAGSLIHLLLVIAVIVVLMGVIRGSGTA from the coding sequence ATGGGAAATCTACTTTATCTCCTTGCCGTCGTATTAGTAATTATATGGGCAATTGGATTTTTTGGACTTGCCGCAGGTAGCCTTATACATCTTTTACTTGTTATCGCAGTAATTGTTGTATTAATGGGCGTGATTCGTGGCAGTGGCACAGCTTAA
- a CDS encoding sensor histidine kinase → MFKELAVRYWGYIVHVGIDPAMSFIEARRIKLLNLLALPCIPFMFFYAILNTCQHRYLLASLNLTTTLVNITVLLMHRYRMYYSARIVMIFFSVVLYTFTGMFFHNGAEYFLLNILILSILVYDNRWIVVGLSLMVIAAFLLILFLPQQWYLAPPVPQVRVWSNVSVSLLFIIVALSFFKYIQSDYQQQIEQQRQELAAMNKDKEKLFSVVAHDIRSPLATLEVLLDMYRKGEYPAQEMSAATEALYQKIVEMGGSLDNVLRWSARNIRGIRWRPESFPLAPLVQEVLSFCQLLIQQKQLVLQVEIPVVIELYADRDQVSVILRNILNNAIKFSYTGESISVRAEQDQEMVQIQVADQGTGMPAEQLAILFSGAPGQANGTYGEWGTGLGMLLCKEFTEQNKGHITAASTVGKGTLFTVTLPVAEEDE, encoded by the coding sequence ATGTTTAAAGAGCTTGCTGTCCGCTACTGGGGGTATATCGTGCATGTGGGTATAGATCCGGCTATGTCTTTTATAGAAGCGCGGCGTATCAAGCTGCTTAATCTGCTGGCATTACCTTGTATACCGTTCATGTTTTTCTATGCCATACTGAACACTTGTCAGCACCGCTACCTGCTGGCTTCACTCAATCTCACCACCACGCTGGTGAACATCACCGTACTACTGATGCATCGGTATCGGATGTATTATAGCGCCCGGATTGTTATGATCTTTTTCAGTGTGGTACTGTATACCTTCACCGGTATGTTTTTCCATAACGGGGCAGAATATTTTCTGCTCAACATCCTTATCCTGAGTATCCTGGTATATGACAACCGGTGGATCGTTGTGGGATTGAGTCTGATGGTGATTGCAGCCTTTCTGCTGATCCTGTTTCTGCCACAGCAATGGTACCTGGCCCCACCAGTACCGCAGGTAAGGGTCTGGAGTAATGTGAGTGTTTCGTTACTGTTTATTATCGTGGCACTGAGCTTCTTCAAATATATACAATCAGACTACCAGCAGCAGATCGAGCAGCAACGGCAGGAGCTGGCCGCCATGAACAAAGACAAGGAAAAACTTTTTTCTGTAGTTGCGCATGATATCCGTAGTCCGCTGGCCACGCTGGAAGTATTGCTGGATATGTACCGGAAGGGAGAATATCCGGCGCAGGAAATGAGCGCTGCCACAGAAGCCTTATACCAGAAAATTGTAGAGATGGGCGGCTCACTGGACAACGTACTCCGGTGGAGTGCCCGTAATATCCGGGGTATCCGCTGGCGCCCGGAATCCTTTCCCCTGGCGCCGCTCGTGCAGGAGGTGTTGTCTTTCTGCCAGCTGTTGATCCAGCAGAAACAACTGGTGCTGCAAGTGGAAATACCTGTCGTGATTGAATTGTATGCTGATAGGGACCAGGTATCTGTGATTCTTCGTAATATTCTCAATAATGCTATTAAATTCAGCTATACCGGAGAGAGCATTAGCGTGCGCGCAGAACAGGATCAGGAGATGGTACAGATTCAGGTGGCAGACCAGGGAACCGGCATGCCGGCCGAACAGTTAGCTATCCTGTTTTCCGGTGCGCCTGGTCAGGCTAACGGTACCTACGGCGAATGGGGAACAGGACTTGGCATGTTGCTTTGCAAGGAATTTACAGAACAGAACAAAGGTCACATCACGGCAGCAAGTACAGTGGGTAAAGGTACCTTGTTTACCGTCACATTGCCGGTAGCAGAGGAAGACGAATGA
- a CDS encoding fasciclin domain-containing protein: MYKKNITHHITVIIACISLWAMSAGCLKSSDSLIRPSGSMESDKEHLLKILEKADSLSLFYQALQQTGYADMLATNRNFTLLVPGNKAMLAAGLSAAKMKQLPPDSLRKIVAGHMLPGAYDNNALEGLQITAFMPSMRMDTVLIPQQQFVINQAYLSIQKADQLYVNNDAVATNTPPVAAANGFIYPIGKVISFAPIDESKTLWDVIQTDPDLRMYRDAILLLDSIKKTDVYFDGTIFYDILSPPLDEDLLSARKTNPANGTINNRNIPVVFAPTNQAFYDAGFHTIDDLRRFAYRYPFGVESWANEDYTEVMFTYHFSSLDTLLAHNILTNGIGDGADRYPPRILYPDMLKGKINNGTFNKMTRLTAYSVSTYVKYPEDLQFSAANGIAYVQDRRQAAKIMIPKDTDPLKPVNNYNLDNGVLYKVGKLFYPFN, from the coding sequence ATGTACAAAAAAAATATAACACATCATATAACTGTCATCATTGCTTGCATCTCGCTATGGGCAATGTCTGCCGGCTGTCTCAAATCATCCGACTCGCTGATCCGGCCATCCGGTTCAATGGAATCAGATAAAGAACATTTATTGAAGATCCTGGAAAAAGCAGATTCATTGAGCCTTTTTTATCAGGCATTGCAGCAGACAGGCTATGCGGATATGCTGGCAACCAACCGGAATTTTACCCTGTTGGTACCCGGGAACAAGGCGATGCTGGCAGCCGGACTAAGCGCTGCTAAAATGAAACAGCTACCGCCGGACTCTCTGCGGAAAATAGTAGCCGGCCATATGCTGCCAGGTGCTTATGATAACAATGCACTGGAAGGTTTACAGATAACTGCTTTTATGCCTTCCATGCGGATGGATACGGTACTGATTCCGCAGCAGCAATTTGTGATTAATCAGGCTTATTTATCTATACAGAAAGCAGATCAGCTTTACGTCAATAATGATGCAGTAGCTACGAATACACCGCCTGTGGCGGCTGCCAATGGTTTTATTTATCCGATTGGCAAAGTAATCAGTTTTGCCCCTATAGATGAAAGCAAAACGCTGTGGGACGTGATTCAAACAGATCCTGATCTCCGCATGTACCGGGATGCCATCCTGCTACTGGATAGCATCAAAAAAACTGATGTGTATTTTGATGGAACTATTTTTTATGACATACTCTCACCACCACTGGATGAGGATTTGCTGTCCGCCCGTAAAACCAATCCGGCCAATGGTACCATCAACAACCGGAATATACCGGTTGTATTCGCGCCTACCAATCAGGCATTTTATGATGCCGGCTTTCATACCATTGACGACCTGCGGAGATTTGCCTACCGCTATCCGTTTGGCGTAGAGAGCTGGGCAAACGAGGATTACACAGAAGTCATGTTTACCTACCACTTTTCTTCGCTGGATACATTACTGGCACATAATATATTGACCAATGGCATTGGTGATGGTGCGGATAGATATCCTCCCCGTATTTTATATCCTGATATGCTGAAAGGAAAAATCAATAATGGCACCTTCAATAAAATGACCCGGTTAACAGCCTACTCCGTGTCGACGTATGTGAAATATCCGGAAGACCTGCAATTCTCTGCCGCCAATGGCATCGCTTATGTACAGGACCGCCGTCAGGCTGCAAAAATTATGATACCTAAAGATACCGATCCGTTGAAGCCCGTGAATAATTACAATCTCGACAACGGTGTCCTGTATAAAGTTGGTAAACTCTTTTATCCTTTCAATTAA
- a CDS encoding fasciclin domain-containing protein produces MCTKIHYVIAVSISLLLGACSKEPVNQSVNTSKETCMAYMAADPALSCFYAALRRIALDQDTAYLQHGPFSFFAPTDAAFAQAGINIANISAMDKKTLKKIIYGHILTGRLGSATVAGFYKLQARCLDTTFRPILSRNYYGLFLNGNSTALSTDLGDGIVHKMDHIAWPGTVTLWQTIKENKALTMLTAAIARTAPPPGQTSPQLNYQEILESGLPQAGWLTSTMLCPTDEAFHTLGYRDVAAIEQLSLQDVRNLLNRHIVRDYYFTADYLMSGVLEWGSPVLKTGGNIIYPKIVQANIKATNGVAHLIDQVILP; encoded by the coding sequence ATGTGTACAAAAATACATTATGTCATAGCAGTCAGTATATCCCTTTTGTTGGGTGCGTGTTCCAAGGAACCCGTCAACCAATCGGTGAATACATCCAAAGAAACCTGCATGGCATATATGGCGGCAGATCCTGCATTATCCTGCTTTTATGCGGCATTGCGTCGGATAGCACTTGATCAGGATACCGCCTATCTGCAGCACGGACCTTTCAGTTTTTTCGCTCCTACAGACGCTGCTTTTGCACAGGCAGGTATCAATATCGCCAACATCAGCGCCATGGATAAAAAGACGTTAAAGAAGATCATCTACGGACATATTTTAACCGGCAGACTAGGCAGCGCTACGGTAGCAGGATTTTATAAACTGCAGGCGCGTTGTCTGGATACCACTTTCCGTCCTATTCTTTCCCGTAATTACTATGGTCTTTTTCTGAATGGCAACAGCACGGCATTATCCACGGATCTGGGTGATGGGATTGTGCATAAAATGGACCACATCGCATGGCCGGGAACAGTCACCTTATGGCAAACGATTAAGGAAAACAAAGCGTTGACCATGCTGACTGCAGCGATCGCGCGAACGGCTCCTCCGCCTGGCCAGACTTCGCCCCAGTTAAACTATCAGGAAATCCTGGAATCAGGATTACCCCAGGCCGGATGGCTGACCTCTACGATGTTGTGCCCGACAGATGAAGCATTTCATACCCTGGGGTATCGGGATGTGGCAGCCATAGAACAACTTAGTCTGCAGGATGTCCGAAACCTGTTGAACCGGCACATCGTTCGGGATTACTACTTCACCGCTGATTATTTAATGAGTGGGGTACTTGAATGGGGATCTCCGGTGCTGAAGACAGGAGGTAATATCATCTATCCAAAAATTGTACAGGCCAACATCAAAGCTACCAATGGCGTGGCTCACCTGATTGACCAGGTGATTTTACCTTGA
- a CDS encoding cupin domain-containing protein, whose product MDNNDKNEYLDNSELEKSKSHIIVEIIEYMANAVVIKTIIKKSTGNISIMSFDSGEGLTEKTSPFDTFAQIIEGKAEIVIDSKSNYLESGQGIIIPAHAPNFIKPNGRFKMIQTIIKSGYE is encoded by the coding sequence ATGGACAACAACGATAAAAATGAATACCTGGATAACTCCGAACTGGAAAAGTCAAAATCACATATTATTGTTGAGATTATTGAGTATATGGCCAACGCTGTAGTAATTAAAACGATTATTAAAAAATCAACCGGTAATATCAGTATTATGTCTTTTGACAGCGGAGAAGGACTAACGGAAAAAACTTCTCCCTTTGATACTTTTGCCCAGATTATTGAAGGCAAGGCGGAGATTGTCATTGACAGTAAATCCAACTACCTGGAATCAGGACAAGGTATCATCATACCTGCACACGCACCTAATTTCATAAAACCCAATGGAAGATTCAAAATGATTCAGACCATTATTAAAAGCGGGTATGAGTAA
- a CDS encoding two-component system sensor histidine kinase NtrB, translating into MKTSTAGINTKKIAGHDSYTDFATQVFSPVAPNNFYPLPIVAEKSKVFSGQPTASLAHELRNPLTNINLSVGMIESITRNDDLKSYLDIIMRSSVRINDLVTELIKYQHANEVPVEQHAVHQLLEEVLEMAADRIQLKNIVVRKQYEQHDCTIELNGLRMKIALTNIIINAIDAMSSKNGILTLVTKSVYGKFLVEIEDNGCGISEDNIKKIFTPYFTTKPGGLGIGLSNTYTILRSNNVGVKVESSAGKGTRFILFFNKNNQ; encoded by the coding sequence ATGAAAACATCGACTGCAGGTATCAATACCAAAAAAATAGCTGGCCATGACTCATATACAGATTTTGCTACCCAAGTATTTTCACCTGTAGCCCCTAATAACTTTTACCCGTTACCGATAGTTGCTGAAAAATCAAAAGTGTTTTCCGGACAGCCGACCGCCAGCCTGGCGCATGAACTCCGAAATCCATTGACCAATATTAATCTATCCGTGGGGATGATCGAATCCATTACCAGAAATGACGATTTGAAAAGCTACCTGGATATTATTATGCGTAGCTCTGTACGTATTAACGATCTCGTTACTGAGCTGATTAAATACCAACATGCCAATGAAGTACCGGTAGAACAGCATGCTGTTCATCAGCTGCTGGAGGAAGTACTGGAGATGGCAGCAGATCGTATCCAGCTTAAAAATATCGTGGTCAGGAAGCAGTATGAACAACATGATTGTACCATAGAGCTGAATGGCCTGAGAATGAAAATTGCTTTGACAAACATCATCATTAATGCCATTGATGCGATGTCTTCCAAAAATGGTATCCTTACACTGGTAACCAAATCAGTTTATGGTAAATTTCTTGTCGAAATAGAAGATAATGGCTGCGGGATCAGCGAGGATAACATCAAAAAAATATTCACCCCTTACTTCACCACTAAGCCAGGAGGGTTGGGCATTGGCCTGTCTAATACCTATACGATTCTCCGGTCTAATAATGTAGGCGTAAAAGTAGAATCATCAGCAGGTAAGGGAACCCGTTTCATTCTTTTTTTCAATAAAAATAATCAGTAG
- a CDS encoding fasciclin domain-containing protein, with translation MMNRKRPWWYTINCLIVLLGGVLLLAACSKDPVTSGKEAEDRTRIGYVLEDNFNFSICHELLVYTGQSERLKSNTAATLLAPDNNAFNLLRLGNIPATPYDRDWFTQVAVYATLPGRYSFRQLPLGDNQPVSSANGYHAYVSRYLAGTDTVTRVNGVVMSDIDVKAGNGYLQIATQVIRPENTRHLAQLLVSDTTLTLFALAVQHSGLMPLLQTNEYTVLAPVNAVMRTKGALKPGFNLTTPDSILAIPPAELAALLKYHVLPGRSFLDRIHRMADTSVNHALVTLNGEKIGIGGSVQTYNGTSFTGNKNSVPAKIYRFGGEAINLANCPAGNGVVHGIDNILLP, from the coding sequence ATGATGAATCGGAAACGACCCTGGTGGTATACAATAAACTGTCTGATCGTCTTGCTGGGTGGTGTACTGTTGCTGGCGGCCTGTAGTAAAGACCCCGTGACATCCGGAAAAGAAGCCGAAGACAGAACCCGGATAGGCTATGTGCTGGAAGATAATTTCAATTTTTCCATTTGCCATGAACTGCTCGTTTATACCGGTCAGTCGGAAAGGTTGAAGAGTAATACAGCGGCTACTTTGCTGGCGCCTGATAATAATGCGTTCAATTTACTGCGGTTGGGCAATATACCTGCTACGCCCTATGACCGGGATTGGTTTACACAGGTAGCAGTGTATGCCACCTTGCCTGGCAGGTATTCCTTCCGGCAGCTACCATTGGGCGACAACCAACCTGTTTCATCAGCGAATGGTTATCACGCTTATGTGAGCCGCTATTTAGCGGGTACGGATACGGTTACACGCGTAAATGGGGTAGTCATGTCTGATATTGATGTAAAGGCCGGCAATGGGTATCTGCAGATTGCCACGCAGGTAATACGGCCGGAAAACACACGGCATCTGGCACAGCTGCTGGTGAGTGATACAACACTCACGCTGTTTGCGCTGGCGGTACAACACAGTGGATTAATGCCTTTGTTGCAAACCAACGAGTATACGGTGCTGGCGCCTGTGAATGCCGTGATGCGAACGAAGGGAGCACTGAAGCCAGGATTTAATCTTACTACGCCGGATAGTATACTGGCGATCCCGCCCGCAGAACTTGCCGCCTTGCTGAAATATCATGTATTGCCAGGCCGTAGTTTCCTGGACCGGATACACCGGATGGCAGATACTTCTGTCAATCATGCATTGGTCACCCTGAACGGAGAAAAGATAGGGATAGGCGGCAGTGTTCAAACGTATAATGGTACCTCTTTCACGGGGAATAAAAACAGTGTGCCGGCAAAGATATACCGGTTTGGCGGCGAAGCCATCAATCTCGCCAACTGTCCGGCAGGAAATGGTGTCGTGCATGGTATCGATAACATACTTCTCCCATAA
- a CDS encoding helix-turn-helix domain-containing protein, translating into MKLYIKNMVCIRCKMLVKEELTKLGLPFGMVELGEAEVLSTISAEQHSQLKSALLKWGLELMDDKKSILIQKVKNVIIELVHYTDEPLTINFSEFLSQKLNYDYTYLANLFSEVQGITIEKFIIAHKIERVKELLVYNELNLTQIAYLLHYSSVAHLSTQFKKVTGLTPSHFRQLKEKRRSMLDDV; encoded by the coding sequence TTGAAACTATACATTAAAAATATGGTCTGCATCCGTTGTAAGATGTTGGTGAAGGAAGAACTGACGAAACTCGGGTTACCTTTTGGTATGGTAGAACTGGGTGAAGCGGAAGTGCTTTCTACTATTTCTGCGGAACAACATAGTCAGCTCAAATCAGCACTATTGAAATGGGGCCTTGAATTAATGGATGACAAAAAAAGTATTCTCATTCAAAAAGTAAAAAATGTAATTATTGAACTAGTGCATTACACCGACGAGCCATTGACCATCAATTTCTCTGAATTCCTGAGCCAGAAATTAAACTATGATTACACCTATCTCGCCAATCTCTTTTCAGAAGTACAAGGTATTACCATCGAAAAATTTATCATCGCCCACAAAATAGAACGGGTAAAGGAATTACTCGTATACAATGAGCTTAACCTCACGCAGATTGCTTATCTGCTGCATTACAGCAGCGTGGCACATCTTTCTACGCAGTTTAAAAAAGTGACCGGACTCACCCCTTCCCATTTCCGGCAACTAAAGGAAAAAAGACGTTCCATGTTAGACGATGTGTGA
- a CDS encoding TonB-dependent receptor produces MKKISSSTNKVAKHLLIVVCMLLCFQVPVLRAQETGGALEGRITGPGKKGLEAAAVILTHLPSATRYYLSTLKDGQFYFSNLKVGGPYHLEVTHVGMKKTDTTISKISLGDAQLITLQLTENTVALTGITVTAAPRKSKNMPIGAGEQINRQVVQTMPTISRSITDITRVVPQATKDNSFAGTNFRYNNVTLDGAVNNDAIGFSPSLGGQTGTSNMPGSSTRTNPVSLDAIEEMQVYLSPFDIKIGNFTGGSINAVTRSGTNEVHGSVYFFGRNASLTGPDRTNTEKEKRLPAAFYDWQTGARVGFPIVKDKLFFFTNIEMTDRQEPVQQVAGSPGSDNILSREDADKIVQHARSKYNFDPGTDQLYNTYARSKKFFNRLDWNINERHQLVLRNNTVLSEALHMERDQFNFRFSSIGFRQVNRQSATVLDLKSRINNRISNNLIVGYTNIHDYREPTARADFPQVQIVGRTPGTTIFFGTDREAAVFNLQQKTFEFTDNVTVRMGKHTLTAGTHNEFYNIGYGFVNSWNGRVTYQSIADFLSNNPQRVQGNYNYFNNSREYLYNHPPANFRINFLSAYVQDEIRISPRFKIMPGLRIDWTHIPEKAPLSSRTQEAFRDPYFGTTYTYTPLRNINQQYLSQPMASPRIGFRADLTESRSVVLRGGIGVFTGRIPLAWLGYAYYNTGNTFGSIDLRTNSVPPNPFQPGTDPLLRPAGSPYEGIAAFAHQQGRVVNDPNAGQTQVDVIDNNFVMPSVLRTSLAIDFTDQHGFNYSLEGIYTKTIRDVKFVQINLRDNPTYFAYDTALSLRKQPVYAGSVDPRLANGYLLTNTSKGFRYSLTGKVSRRFDNGFHFSAAYTYGKSKDISNGIRNSMESNWQLNQALNPNDPALALSNFDIRHRIIAMLGYERSWSPKWRSVLSLFFSAQSGSPFTYGFVNYTPQNTPQQVGLAYIPARGETINFFAPQYAADGKTVISTAQEQAAAFDQFIDDNKYLQSRRGNYTERNTGRTPWNVNADLHFAQEFHLFTNKPVKDHHIITLTVDIMNFTNLINKEWGWAYFAPNTYNATASIGLQPYIPGRSAQGYPLYQFKDPGKPYSIDPLASRWQMQLGLRYSL; encoded by the coding sequence ATGAAAAAAATATCTTCCTCCACGAATAAAGTAGCAAAGCACCTTTTGATCGTGGTATGTATGCTGCTTTGCTTTCAGGTACCGGTACTCCGGGCGCAGGAAACCGGAGGAGCGCTGGAAGGCCGCATTACCGGGCCCGGAAAAAAGGGGCTGGAAGCTGCTGCGGTTATACTTACACACCTGCCCTCTGCTACCCGCTATTACCTTTCCACGCTGAAAGACGGCCAGTTTTATTTCAGTAATCTGAAAGTAGGCGGTCCTTATCACCTGGAAGTAACGCATGTAGGGATGAAGAAAACAGATACGACTATCTCAAAAATTTCTTTGGGAGATGCGCAGCTGATCACGCTTCAATTAACAGAAAATACTGTGGCACTAACAGGTATCACGGTAACGGCTGCTCCCCGGAAGTCTAAAAACATGCCAATAGGAGCAGGAGAACAGATCAATCGTCAGGTGGTACAAACCATGCCCACCATTTCCCGCAGTATCACGGATATCACGCGGGTAGTGCCGCAGGCAACGAAAGACAATAGCTTCGCCGGTACCAATTTCCGTTATAACAATGTAACGCTCGATGGTGCTGTCAACAACGATGCCATTGGGTTCAGTCCTTCGTTGGGCGGACAGACAGGTACCTCCAATATGCCCGGTAGTTCTACCAGAACCAATCCTGTTTCGCTGGATGCCATTGAGGAGATGCAGGTATATCTTTCTCCTTTCGATATCAAAATCGGTAATTTTACCGGTGGCAGTATCAACGCGGTTACCAGGTCGGGCACCAATGAAGTACATGGCTCCGTTTATTTTTTTGGCCGTAATGCTTCGTTGACAGGACCCGACAGAACCAATACGGAAAAAGAAAAACGATTGCCTGCTGCTTTTTATGACTGGCAAACCGGCGCCCGGGTTGGATTTCCGATTGTAAAAGATAAATTGTTCTTTTTTACCAATATAGAAATGACAGACCGGCAGGAGCCCGTACAACAAGTAGCCGGCAGTCCGGGATCTGATAATATTTTAAGTAGGGAAGATGCCGATAAAATTGTGCAGCACGCCCGGAGCAAATATAATTTTGATCCCGGTACTGATCAGTTATATAACACCTATGCCCGCTCAAAGAAGTTTTTCAACCGCCTGGATTGGAACATCAACGAGCGGCATCAGCTGGTGCTCCGCAACAATACCGTACTATCGGAGGCCCTGCATATGGAAAGGGACCAGTTTAACTTCCGCTTTTCCAGTATTGGATTCCGGCAGGTCAACCGGCAATCTGCTACTGTGCTGGACCTGAAGTCGAGGATCAATAACCGGATTTCCAATAACCTCATTGTCGGCTATACGAATATACACGACTACCGGGAACCTACGGCCAGAGCAGACTTCCCGCAGGTACAGATTGTAGGGCGTACACCCGGTACCACCATTTTCTTTGGTACCGACCGGGAAGCAGCTGTGTTCAACCTGCAACAAAAGACGTTTGAATTTACGGACAACGTAACCGTGAGAATGGGAAAACATACACTCACCGCAGGTACGCATAATGAGTTTTATAATATTGGTTATGGGTTTGTCAATAGCTGGAACGGGCGGGTGACCTATCAAAGTATCGCTGATTTCCTGTCCAACAATCCGCAACGGGTACAAGGAAACTATAACTACTTCAACAATAGCCGGGAATACCTCTACAATCATCCGCCGGCTAATTTCCGCATTAACTTCCTCAGTGCCTATGTGCAGGACGAGATCAGGATTTCTCCCCGGTTTAAAATAATGCCGGGTCTCAGAATAGACTGGACGCATATTCCGGAGAAAGCGCCCTTGAGTAGCCGTACGCAGGAAGCATTTCGTGATCCATACTTCGGTACCACCTATACCTATACGCCGTTGCGTAATATCAACCAACAATACCTGTCGCAGCCGATGGCTTCGCCGCGTATTGGATTCAGGGCGGATCTGACAGAAAGCCGTTCCGTGGTGCTGCGGGGAGGGATTGGTGTTTTTACCGGCCGTATTCCTTTAGCGTGGCTGGGGTATGCCTATTACAACACCGGCAATACATTCGGGTCTATCGATTTGCGAACAAACAGTGTGCCGCCTAACCCATTCCAGCCGGGTACGGATCCTTTATTGCGGCCGGCGGGTAGTCCGTATGAAGGCATCGCAGCTTTTGCTCATCAGCAGGGCCGGGTGGTAAATGATCCCAATGCCGGACAAACACAGGTGGATGTCATTGATAATAATTTCGTCATGCCTTCGGTGTTAAGAACCAGTCTGGCTATTGATTTTACTGACCAGCATGGCTTCAATTATTCACTGGAGGGAATCTATACCAAAACAATCCGGGATGTAAAATTTGTACAAATCAACCTCCGGGATAACCCTACGTATTTTGCCTATGATACGGCGTTGTCGCTAAGAAAACAACCGGTGTATGCCGGCAGTGTAGATCCGCGTTTGGCCAACGGGTACCTGCTAACCAATACCAGTAAAGGTTTCAGGTACAGCCTCACGGGGAAAGTCAGCCGCCGGTTCGATAATGGGTTTCATTTCTCTGCCGCCTATACCTATGGTAAATCGAAAGATATCTCCAATGGTATCCGGAACTCGATGGAATCAAACTGGCAGTTGAACCAGGCTTTAAATCCCAATGATCCGGCCCTTGCCTTGTCTAATTTTGATATCCGGCATAGAATCATTGCCATGCTGGGCTATGAACGGAGCTGGTCGCCTAAATGGCGTAGTGTGCTGTCGCTCTTCTTTTCAGCGCAATCGGGTAGTCCGTTTACCTATGGTTTTGTCAATTACACGCCACAGAATACGCCACAACAGGTGGGGCTGGCTTATATACCTGCCCGGGGAGAAACGATTAATTTCTTTGCCCCCCAATATGCTGCTGATGGCAAGACTGTGATCAGCACGGCGCAGGAGCAGGCGGCCGCCTTCGATCAGTTTATCGATGACAACAAATACCTGCAATCACGCCGGGGCAACTATACGGAACGCAATACCGGCAGAACGCCCTGGAATGTAAATGCAGATCTGCACTTCGCGCAGGAGTTTCATCTCTTTACAAATAAGCCGGTAAAAGATCATCATATCATAACATTGACGGTAGATATAATGAATTTTACAAATTTGATTAACAAAGAATGGGGCTGGGCCTATTTTGCGCCCAATACCTATAATGCCACAGCCAGTATTGGTTTGCAGCCCTACATTCCTGGCCGTAGTGCACAGGGGTATCCGCTTTACCAGTTCAAAGATCCGGGTAAGCCTTATTCCATTGACCCGCTGGCATCGCGCTGGCAAATGCAGTTAGGGCTGCGATACAGTTTGTAA